A region from the Malus domestica chromosome 07, GDT2T_hap1 genome encodes:
- the LOC139197411 gene encoding uncharacterized protein isoform X2, which translates to MTGTSSSGASNAMSSSSQTENVLKRSSEDVGWEYGILANPTNSDKMKFAWWYNYGNGVPNLQRMAIKILSLTTSSSGCERNWSSFEDVNLFLRTALFQKKMFSGRKEKV; encoded by the exons ATGACTGGTACCTCATCTTCTGGAGCATCTAATGCAATGTCGTCCTCCTCTCAAACTGAAAATGTGTTGAAGCGTAGCTCGGAAGATGTGGGATGGGAATATGGGATCTTGGCAAATCCTACAAACTCAGATAAGATGAAAT ttgcATGGTGGTATAATTATGGAAATGGTGTGCCTAATTTGCAAAGGATGGCTATAAAGATACTCTCATTGACTACAAGTTCATCCggttgtgaaagaaattggagttcTTTTGAAG ATGTGAACTTGTTTTTGAGAACTGCTTTGTTCCAGAAGAAAATGTTCTCGGGCAGGAAGGAAAAGGTGTAG
- the LOC139197411 gene encoding uncharacterized protein isoform X1, with amino-acid sequence MTGTSSSGASNAMSSSSQTENVLKRSSEDVGWEYGILANPTNSDKMKFAWWYNYGNGVPNLQRMAIKILSLTTSSSGCERNWSSFEGIHTKKRNRLDTTRLNNLVYVQFNARIMNKKKREKEKKVDILLASEASMAQGWIVKGGDEELEFGSGIGETSEVGSSLEPRGSSKNVEVRELHEEDFISDEDTDEEGDDEEIEFESDTERVLEGYGEEEFDA; translated from the exons ATGACTGGTACCTCATCTTCTGGAGCATCTAATGCAATGTCGTCCTCCTCTCAAACTGAAAATGTGTTGAAGCGTAGCTCGGAAGATGTGGGATGGGAATATGGGATCTTGGCAAATCCTACAAACTCAGATAAGATGAAAT ttgcATGGTGGTATAATTATGGAAATGGTGTGCCTAATTTGCAAAGGATGGCTATAAAGATACTCTCATTGACTACAAGTTCATCCggttgtgaaagaaattggagttcTTTTGAAGGTATACAtacaaagaaaaggaatagACTAGATACAACAAGGTTAAATAATTTAGTCTATGTCCAATTTAATGCAAGGATTATgaacaagaagaaaagagaaaaggagaAGAAAGTGGACATACTACTTGCAAGTGAAGCTAGTATGGCTCAAGGATGGATTGTGAAGGGTGGTGATGAAGAACTTGAGTTTGGCTCGGGAATTGGAGAGACATCGGAGGTAGGTAGTTCCTTAGAGCCTAGGGGGAGTTCTAAAAATGTTGAAGTAAGAGAACTTCATGAAGAAGATTTTATATCGGATGAGGACACGGATGAAGAAGGAGATGATGAAGAAATTGAGTTCGAGTCTGACACGGAGAGGGTCTTAGAGGGATATGGTGAAGAAGAGTTTGATGCCTAG
- the LOC103439341 gene encoding transcription factor CPC-like yields MDRRRRKQAKTSTSCSEEVSSIEWEFINMTEQEEDLICRMYKLVGDRWALIAGRLPGRKAEEIERFWLMRHGEVFASRRRTELKTTNNRYNNS; encoded by the exons aTGGACAGACGCCGCAGAAAACAAGCCAAGACTAGCACTTCTTGCTCTGAAG AGGTGAGCAGTATTGAGTGGGAGTTCATAAACATGACTGAACAAGAAGAAGATCTCATTTGCAGAATGTATAAGCTCGTCGGAGACAG GTGGGCTCTTATAGCTGGGAGGCTTCCAGGCCGGAAAGCGGAAGAAATAGAGAGGTTCTGGTTAATGAGACATGGAGAAGTATTTgcaagtagaagaagaacagAGCTTAAGACGACCAATAACAGATACAACAACTCCTGA